A region from the Medicago truncatula cultivar Jemalong A17 chromosome 6, MtrunA17r5.0-ANR, whole genome shotgun sequence genome encodes:
- the LOC25495099 gene encoding uncharacterized protein, with protein MKFLVESEGDLLLVDVYECIRTGFPDHDPVRIHVFKLNEKKLTSLGDKICTLDKIHVFCTWIKVDFHLCLILLNFPTCSGHLPSGSSKAEFDITMTSYYYEVSKLKVTMLMVLDIFFWVDKRSSGFFNSSL; from the exons ATGAAATTCTTAGTGGAGAGCGAGGGTGATTTGTTGTTAGTAGATGTTTATGAGTGTATACGTACTGGGTTCCCTGATCATGATCCTGTAAGGATTCATGTGTTTAAGCTTAATGAGAAGAAGTTGACTAGTTTAGGGGACaag ATATGTACGTTGGACAAAATACACGTGTTTTGCACTTGGATCAAGGTCGACTTTCATCTGTGTCTAATTCTCCTGAATTTTCCAACTTGTTCTGGCCACCTCCCGAGTGGATCGTCAAAAGCTGAATTC GACATCACCATGACAAGTTATTATTATGAAGTTTCTAAACTGAAGGTAACAATGTTGATGGTTTTGGATATCTTCTTTTGGGTGGATAAGCGTTCTAGTGGATTCTTCAACTCTTCTCTTTAA
- the LOC25495100 gene encoding putative glutamine amidotransferase GAT1_2.1 codes for MSSNNLSVILPHVLIVSRRTLRKNKFVDFVGEYHLDLIVANGAVPVIVPRVSGIHMLLKSFEPIHGVLLCEGEDIDPSWYEQDNTTCNLSHEELEEIKKLHSSDTNIDKEKDSIELILAKLCLERNIPYLGICRGSQVLNVACGGTLYRDVSKELSKNSHVMHINYDDYDGHRHVIKVVKNTPLFDWFKDSLKNEGMDEILVNSYHHQGVKRLAQRFVPMAFANDGLIEGFYDPYAYNPEEGKFIMGLQFHPERMRKPNSDDFDYPGCPYVYKEFVKAVIAFQKRLNTLTSVPKRMKLNKEIKNKRRIIMRSFSVAKKLYTTGRGKCSSKEWELEAGAKFLESNTALKQIGATVRNAGSYMKQSEKMTKNVMGKMSVEQLSDLLSFYHTMGQICSQVLERKLHDVVNDFN; via the exons atgTCATCCAACAATCTCTCTGTCATTCTTCCTCATGTTCTAATCGTTTCTAGACGAACCCTTCGTAAGAACAAGTTCGTCGATTTCGTCG gtGAATATCACCTTGATCTTATAGTAGCAAATGGTGCGGTACCTGTGATTGTACCACGTGTTTCAGGTATACACATGTTGTTAAAGAGCTTTGAACCAATTCATGGTGTTCTTCTATGTGAAGGAGAAGACATAGATCCTTCATGGTACGAACAAGATAACACAACATGTAATCTTTCACATGAAGAGTTAGAAGAAATCAAAAAGCTTCATTCAAGTGACACAAACATTGACAAAGAAAAAGATTCAATTGAATTAATCTTAGCAAAGCTTTGTCTTGAAAGAAACATTCCTTACTTAGGAATTTGTAGAGGTTCACAAGTCCTTAATGTTGCATGTGGAGGTACCCTTTATAGGGACGTATCAAAAGAGCTTTCAAAAAATAGCCATGTGATGCATATAAactatgatgattatgatggtCATAGACATGTTATTAAGGTTGTTAAAAACACACCTTTGTTTGATTGGTTTAAGGATTCTTTGAAAAATGAAGGAATGGATGAGATTTTGGTTAATAGCTATCATCATCAAGGGGTTAAGAGATTGGCACAACGTTTTGTTCCAATGGCTTTTGCTAATGATGGTTTAATTGAAGGGTTTTATGACCCTTATGCTTATAATCCAGAAGAGGGTAAGTTTATTATGGGTTTGCAATTTCACCCTGAGCGTATGAGAAAACCTAATTCAGATGATTTTGATTACCCTGGATGCCCATATGTCTACAAG GAGTTTGTGAAGGCAGTGATTGCTTTTCAGAAAAGGCTGAATACTTTAACATCAGTGCCAAAACGTATGAAACTAAACAAGGAAATCAAGAACAAAAGGAGGATTATAATGCGTAGCTTTTCAGTTGCAAAAAAACTATACACTACCGGTCGTGGGAAATGTTCTTCCAAAGAGTGGGAGCTTGAAGCTGGAGCCAAATTTCTCGAG TCAAACACGGCTTTAAAGCAAATTGGAGCAACTGTTAGGAATGCAGGGTCATATATGAAGCAAAgtgaaaaaatgacaaaaaatgtAATGGGAAAAATGTCGGTGGAGCAATTATCTGACCTACTTTCTTTCTACCACACAATGGGGCAGATTTGTTCTCAAGTATTAGAAAGAAAGTTACATGATGTTGTCAATgactttaattaa